A single Chryseobacterium sp. DNA region contains:
- the truB gene encoding tRNA pseudouridine(55) synthase TruB, with translation MTAEELKSGYTFLLDKPLDWTSFQAVNKMKYKLKREFDLPKKFKIGHAGTLDPRATGLLIVCCGKFTKNIPEIQDAPKEYWTEIKIGVQTESYDTEKPEILHQDISTITEEQVKEVLEKFVGEIEQKPPVYSAIKIDGERAYNLARAGEEVEMKSRKTTIHYIKDITIDFPLISFMVGCSKGTYIRSLAHDIGQELGVGAYLTQLRRTRIGDYKIEDATDQFLNNDFRFESL, from the coding sequence ATGACAGCTGAAGAACTGAAATCAGGATATACTTTTTTATTGGACAAGCCTTTGGACTGGACTTCTTTCCAGGCAGTCAATAAAATGAAATATAAGCTTAAAAGAGAATTTGACCTTCCCAAGAAATTTAAGATAGGCCATGCAGGGACCTTAGATCCCAGAGCGACAGGGCTTCTTATTGTATGCTGCGGAAAATTCACAAAGAATATTCCTGAAATCCAGGATGCACCTAAAGAATACTGGACGGAAATTAAAATCGGGGTACAGACAGAATCCTATGATACTGAAAAACCCGAGATTCTTCATCAGGATATCTCAACTATCACGGAAGAACAGGTAAAAGAAGTGCTGGAAAAGTTTGTTGGTGAAATCGAGCAGAAGCCTCCGGTATATTCCGCAATAAAAATTGACGGGGAAAGAGCTTATAACCTGGCAAGGGCAGGAGAAGAAGTAGAAATGAAGTCCAGAAAAACAACCATCCACTATATCAAAGATATTACCATTGATTTTCCTCTGATAAGCTTCATGGTAGGCTGTTCAAAAGGAACCTATATCAGAAGTCTTGCTCATGATATAGGGCAGGAGCTGGGAGTGGGAGCCTATCTTACCCAGCTTAGACGTACCAGGATCGGAGACTATAAAATTGAGGATGCGACAGATCAGTTTCTGAACAACGACTTTAGATTTGAAAGTCTATGA
- a CDS encoding helix-hairpin-helix domain-containing protein, giving the protein MMRKSYYEKLACMVILLTVLLVYQKYTSREKEPFPEVEFIVSSSIPARIPDFDPNVLDEGQWQKLGFSEKQASVILKYKKLIGGNFSSKEQLKKCYAISTEKFTELESFILLPETAKETESGTFKNFEKKGIIITRKFNPDQFSAGEWIKMGFSEKQAGAILKYKNYLGGSFISKEKFKECFIISPENYRQLEPYLLLPEKARENSRTFAENNTKAQKPHHSFNPNTLNTAEWQALGFSEKQANAIVNYRDRNLRGSFKNLEELQKCFVISAEKFQELKPYIQLKEQVKQEQTDFSKTDLNSITFKQLLEFGLDERSAASMIGFRNKLGGFMNKQQILDTYNIDKDKVQKLISTAQLDTSGVPRYSLAEAPEEWLKNHPYFKYSADKIIFYRITYPDDKKIWKFLKLKPEYEERMRLYVK; this is encoded by the coding sequence ATGATGAGAAAAAGCTATTACGAAAAACTGGCATGCATGGTTATATTACTGACTGTTTTACTGGTCTATCAGAAATATACCAGCAGAGAAAAAGAACCTTTTCCTGAGGTAGAGTTCATAGTAAGCTCTTCTATTCCTGCCAGGATCCCGGATTTTGATCCTAATGTTCTGGATGAAGGACAATGGCAGAAGCTTGGCTTTTCCGAAAAACAAGCCTCAGTAATTCTTAAGTATAAAAAACTGATTGGAGGGAATTTCAGTTCAAAGGAACAACTGAAAAAATGCTATGCGATTTCCACAGAAAAATTCACTGAACTGGAATCTTTCATTCTCCTCCCTGAAACGGCTAAAGAAACAGAATCCGGGACTTTTAAAAATTTTGAAAAGAAAGGGATCATTATTACCAGAAAGTTCAATCCGGACCAGTTTTCTGCCGGAGAGTGGATAAAAATGGGCTTCAGTGAAAAGCAGGCCGGCGCTATTTTAAAATATAAGAATTATCTGGGAGGAAGCTTTATCAGTAAAGAGAAGTTTAAAGAATGTTTTATTATTTCACCGGAAAATTACAGGCAGCTTGAGCCTTATCTTCTTCTCCCGGAAAAAGCCCGGGAAAACAGCAGAACTTTCGCGGAAAATAATACAAAAGCTCAAAAACCGCATCATTCATTTAATCCTAATACACTGAATACAGCAGAATGGCAAGCTCTAGGCTTTTCTGAAAAACAGGCGAATGCCATTGTGAATTACCGTGACAGAAATCTGAGGGGAAGCTTTAAAAATCTTGAAGAATTACAGAAATGCTTTGTGATTTCCGCGGAAAAATTTCAAGAATTAAAGCCTTATATTCAACTAAAAGAGCAAGTTAAACAGGAACAAACTGATTTTTCAAAAACTGATCTCAACAGCATCACTTTCAAACAGCTGTTGGAGTTCGGACTCGATGAAAGAAGTGCAGCTTCCATGATTGGCTTCCGGAATAAACTGGGTGGTTTTATGAATAAACAGCAAATTCTGGATACATATAATATTGATAAAGATAAGGTGCAGAAGCTGATTTCCACAGCCCAGCTGGATACTTCCGGCGTTCCCAGATATAGTTTGGCAGAAGCTCCTGAAGAATGGCTGAAAAATCATCCGTATTTTAAATATTCTGCGGATAAGATCATCTTTTACCGGATCACGTATCCTGATGATAAAAAAATATGGAAGTTTTTAAAACTGAAACCTGAGTATGAAGAAAGAATGAGGTTATACGTAAAATAA
- a CDS encoding T9SS type A sorting domain-containing protein produces MKKMYLCVCTLYAFFGLSAQEVIWQKDIRSSTQDFLSQVTTTIDQQYLITGSCIQSGSGKPEAGSKQNNGYDYHLVKLNQQGEEVWEKYFSGQNHDYLSAAVTTREGGFLVAGTSYSGKGLDKKEESRGGSDIWLIRMNEFGDELWQKTLGTSSDEEARAVIQTTDLGFFVAGNVQSSSKGYGSKDVWIIRLDKDGKELSQLILGGRGLDEVEKMIPTKDGGALLGIYSRSGAYMSNSQSATTNPVSAEKPASSAALSPMPKASSNFGEGDYWIVKLDKTGKVEWEKNFGGKGDDHIRTLALTSKGFIIGGESRSERSGNKTVGIEEGTDLWLIALNERGDEQWQKSYNFKNRDILMGMNVIQSQDPGIKNQDITKGILLGGYTQAEGRIEKDDETFWMLYLDGNGNEQWRKHVNGDSRRREERLSDIRLNRDGSIILAGTSAEELGKENWKIVKLGDKQVKDLIQKYDIKIYPNPVSDYAYVEIGFEFKEAEIVVYDMSGRQVQHLKTKNTVTKINTQPLIQGAYLVTIKTDTNKTANAKMIKK; encoded by the coding sequence ATGAAAAAAATGTATCTCTGTGTATGTACCTTATATGCATTTTTCGGCCTGTCTGCCCAGGAAGTGATCTGGCAGAAAGATATCAGGTCTTCCACACAGGATTTCCTAAGCCAGGTGACCACCACCATAGACCAGCAGTATTTAATTACCGGAAGCTGTATACAGTCAGGAAGCGGGAAGCCTGAGGCTGGAAGTAAGCAAAACAACGGTTACGACTACCATCTTGTAAAACTGAACCAACAGGGTGAAGAAGTCTGGGAAAAATACTTCTCCGGCCAGAACCATGATTACTTATCCGCTGCCGTTACCACCCGGGAAGGAGGATTTCTTGTTGCGGGAACTTCCTATTCGGGGAAAGGGCTCGATAAAAAAGAAGAATCCAGAGGCGGATCAGATATCTGGCTGATAAGAATGAATGAATTCGGGGATGAGCTGTGGCAGAAAACGCTGGGAACTTCATCGGACGAAGAAGCCAGAGCGGTGATCCAAACCACAGACTTAGGATTCTTTGTAGCAGGGAATGTGCAAAGCTCCTCCAAAGGCTACGGTTCCAAAGATGTATGGATCATCCGGCTTGACAAAGATGGCAAAGAACTTTCCCAGCTGATCTTAGGCGGAAGAGGGCTGGATGAAGTTGAAAAGATGATTCCCACGAAAGACGGCGGCGCATTGCTGGGCATCTATTCCAGAAGTGGCGCTTACATGAGTAATTCTCAATCAGCAACGACTAATCCTGTTTCGGCTGAAAAGCCTGCTTCCTCAGCCGCCCTTAGCCCAATGCCAAAAGCCAGCAGCAATTTCGGAGAAGGCGATTACTGGATCGTAAAACTGGATAAGACCGGGAAAGTAGAATGGGAAAAGAACTTCGGCGGCAAAGGCGATGACCATATCAGAACCCTCGCTTTAACCTCAAAGGGTTTCATTATCGGTGGAGAGTCCCGTTCCGAAAGATCCGGCAATAAAACCGTAGGGATAGAAGAAGGTACAGACCTTTGGCTGATCGCTTTGAATGAAAGAGGCGACGAGCAGTGGCAGAAATCCTACAATTTTAAGAACCGGGATATCCTGATGGGCATGAATGTAATACAGAGTCAAGATCCAGGAATCAAGAATCAAGACATCACCAAAGGAATATTGTTGGGCGGTTATACTCAGGCGGAAGGAAGAATAGAGAAGGACGATGAGACCTTCTGGATGCTGTATCTGGATGGAAACGGTAATGAACAGTGGAGAAAACATGTGAATGGAGACTCAAGACGAAGAGAAGAGAGACTTTCAGATATCAGGCTGAACAGGGACGGTTCTATTATATTAGCAGGAACGAGCGCCGAAGAACTGGGCAAAGAGAACTGGAAGATCGTGAAGCTGGGTGATAAGCAGGTGAAAGATCTGATCCAGAAATACGACATCAAAATCTATCCGAATCCTGTATCCGACTATGCCTATGTGGAAATCGGCTTTGAGTTTAAGGAAGCGGAGATTGTAGTCTATGACATGAGCGGAAGACAGGTTCAGCATCTGAAGACCAAAAACACGGTAACCAAGATCAACACCCAGCCTTTGATCCAGGGGGCTTACCTGGTAACGATAAAAACGGATACGAATAAAACGGCGAATGCTAAAATGATTAAGAAATAA
- the rluF gene encoding 23S rRNA pseudouridine(2604) synthase RluF, whose product MEKTRINKYLSEVGFCSRRAADKLLEEGRITINGKVPELGTKVSDEDLVEVDGKPVKEPQDKPVYIVFNKPVGIVCTTDTKREKNNIVDYINHPKRIFPIGRLDKPSEGLILLTSDGDIVNKILRARNNHEKEYLVRVDKPITPRFLEKMRNGVPILDTVTRKCEVEKIDEMNFRIILTQGLNRQIRRMCEYLGYEVKKLKRIRIMNIKLDLPTGKWRDLTEEELNALNSLLVDSSKTID is encoded by the coding sequence ATGGAAAAGACACGTATCAATAAATATTTATCAGAAGTGGGATTCTGCTCAAGAAGAGCAGCAGATAAACTTCTGGAAGAAGGAAGGATCACCATTAACGGAAAAGTTCCTGAACTGGGAACAAAGGTTTCGGATGAAGATCTGGTGGAAGTAGATGGGAAACCTGTGAAAGAACCGCAGGATAAACCCGTATATATTGTCTTTAACAAACCTGTAGGCATTGTATGTACCACAGATACGAAGCGTGAGAAAAATAATATCGTTGATTATATCAACCACCCTAAGAGAATTTTTCCGATTGGAAGGTTAGATAAACCAAGTGAAGGACTGATTCTTTTAACCAGTGACGGAGATATCGTCAATAAAATATTGAGAGCCAGAAATAACCACGAGAAAGAGTATCTGGTTCGGGTGGATAAACCCATTACTCCAAGATTTTTGGAAAAAATGAGAAACGGAGTTCCTATTCTGGATACGGTGACCAGAAAATGCGAAGTAGAGAAAATTGATGAAATGAACTTCAGGATTATCCTTACACAAGGACTCAACAGACAGATCCGGAGAATGTGCGAATATCTTGGGTATGAAGTGAAAAAACTGAAGAGAATCCGTATTATGAATATCAAACTTGATCTTCCCACCGGAAAATGGCGGGATTTGACAGAGGAAGAACTTAATGCTCTAAACTCTTTGCTGGTGGATTCTAGCAAAACAATTGACTAA
- a CDS encoding undecaprenyl-diphosphate phosphatase, giving the protein MDLIKAIIIAIVEGLTEYLPISSTAHMGFTANLMGLEETEFLKMFQVSIQFGAILSVVVAYWKKFFDLNNLQFYFKLAFAVVPALVLGYLFDDKIEAVLGNQIAISSVLVIGGVVLLFADQWFKNPKIDDEKGITIRNAVTIGFWQCLAMMPGTSRSAASIIGGMAQGLTRKAAAEFSFFLAVPTMLAVTVYSVFVKTWGKETANPQKGYEMIMASQDHIMIFVIGNVVAFIVALIAIKAFIGVLNKYGFKPWGWYRIFVGIALLIYFYFFK; this is encoded by the coding sequence ATGGATTTAATCAAAGCAATCATTATTGCCATCGTGGAAGGACTTACAGAATACCTTCCGATTTCTTCTACAGCCCACATGGGATTTACCGCAAATCTGATGGGACTGGAAGAAACTGAATTTTTAAAAATGTTTCAGGTATCTATTCAGTTTGGAGCGATTTTATCTGTAGTGGTAGCCTACTGGAAAAAGTTTTTTGATCTGAATAACCTTCAGTTTTATTTTAAACTGGCTTTTGCAGTAGTCCCTGCATTGGTTTTGGGATATTTGTTTGATGATAAGATCGAAGCGGTGCTTGGAAATCAGATTGCGATTTCTTCAGTATTGGTCATAGGAGGTGTTGTTTTATTGTTTGCTGATCAATGGTTTAAGAATCCTAAAATTGATGATGAGAAAGGGATTACCATAAGAAATGCTGTAACCATTGGATTCTGGCAGTGTCTGGCTATGATGCCGGGAACAAGCCGCAGTGCTGCTTCTATTATCGGAGGAATGGCACAGGGACTTACCAGAAAAGCTGCCGCAGAGTTTTCTTTCTTTCTTGCTGTTCCTACTATGCTTGCAGTAACCGTATATTCGGTTTTTGTGAAGACATGGGGAAAAGAAACAGCCAATCCGCAGAAAGGATACGAAATGATCATGGCTTCACAGGACCATATTATGATCTTTGTGATAGGAAATGTAGTGGCATTTATTGTGGCACTTATTGCCATCAAAGCATTTATTGGCGTACTAAATAAGTATGGTTTCAAACCTTGGGGATGGTACCGTATTTTTGTGGGAATTGCTTTGTTGATTTATTTTTATTTCTTTAAATAG